Proteins encoded in a region of the Acipenser ruthenus chromosome 11, fAciRut3.2 maternal haplotype, whole genome shotgun sequence genome:
- the LOC117426762 gene encoding bile salt export pump-like isoform X2, which yields MKTRSGKKDNETIRIGFFQLFRFASCSEIVMMLVGSICALIHGSAQPLMLLVFGMLTDTFIEYDIELQLLQEPRLECFNYTITWNGSDHLPYQDEMNATKSCGLLDIESEMTKFALYYVGIGCGVFLLGYVQICFWVTAAARQIQQIRKTYFRKVMRMDIAWFDCNSVGELNTRMSDDINKINDAISDQVGIFIQRFTTFVCGFLMGFVRGWKLTLVIIAASPLIGVGAALMALFVAKLTGRELQAYAKAGAVADEVLSAIRTVSAFGGEKKEVERYDKNLVSAQRWGIRKGLIMGFFTGYMWFIIFLCYALAFWYGSSLVVDTHEYSPGTLVQVFFGVLIGALNLGQASPCLEAFASGRGAAAVIFETSDKDPEIDCMSEAGYKLEKVKGDIEFHNVNFHYPSRPDVKILDQLSMVINAGETTAFVGPSGAGKSTAVQLIQRFYDPKDGMVTLDGHDIRSLNIPWLRSLIGIVEQEPVLFATTIAENIRYGREDASMEEIIQAAKEANAYNFIMDLPQKFDTMVGEGGGQMSGGQKQRIAIARALVRNPRILLLDMATSALDNESEAVVQEALDKVRMGRTTISIAHRLSTIKNADVIIGFEHGRAVERGKHDELLERKGVYFTLVTLQSQGDKALNEKARQMESEDAVEELALESRSVSRTGSYRASFRASIRQRSRSQLSRVIPDASMSIAGEMGQRPYSDSVGSENFRGKQAVIEEEDETVEPAPVARILKYNAPEWPYMLFGTFGAAVNGGVNPMYSLLFSQILGTFSIPDKEEQRREIDGICLFFVLIGIISFFTQLLQGFAFSKSGELLTRRLRKLGFQAMLGQEIGWFDDHKNSPGALTTRLATDASQVQGATGSQIGMIVNSLTNIGVAIIISFYFSWKLSLVIMCFLPFLALSGGLQAKMLTGFAKQDKQAMESAGQISGEALNNIRTIAGLGKERTFVEMYEAQLEAPYKSALKKAHVYGVCFGFAQCIVFMTNSASYRYGGYLVKEEGLHFSFVFRVISAIVTSGTALGKASSYTPDYAKAKISAARFFQLLDRVPKINVYSDGGEKWTNFKGDIEFIDSKFTYPTRPDIKVLNGLTVSVKPGQTLAFVGSSGCGKSTSVQLLERFYDPDEGKVLIDGHDSKNINVPFLRSKIGIVSQEPVLFDCSIAENIKYGDNTRDLGLEDVIAAAKKAQLHDFVMSLPNQYETHVGAQGSQLSRGQKQRIAIARAIIRDPKILLLDEATSALDTESEKTVQAALDKAREGRTCIVIAHRLSTIQNSDIISVMSRGYVIEKGAHEELMALKGAYYKLVTTGAPIS from the exons TTCCGGTTTGCATCCTGTTCCGAGATTGTAATGATGCTTGTAGGAAGCATCTGTGCGTTGATCCATGGATCTGCGCAGCCTTTAATGTTGCTGGTTTTTGGGATGCTGACTGACACATTTATCGAGTACGACATTGAGCTTCAGCTGCTGCAGGAGCCTCGATTGGAATGTTTTAATTACACTATCACGTGGAATGGGTCTGACCATTTGCCGTACCAAGATGAAATGAATGCCACCAAATCTTGTGG GTTGTTGGATATTGAAAGCGAAATGACCAAATTTGCCCTTTATTATGTTGGCATTGGATGTGGAGTATTTTTATTAGGATATGTTCAG ATCTGTTTCTGGGTAACAGCAGCAGCTCGTCAGATTCAACAAATCAGGAAGACCTATTTCAGAAAAGTAATGAGAATGGATATCGCTTGGTTTGACTGCAACTCTGTAGGAGAACTTAACACCAGGATGTCAGA TGACATTAATAAAATTAATGATGCCATCTCAGATCAAGTAGGGATCTTCATTCAGCGATTTACTACTTTTGTTTGTGGTTTCCTGATGGGGTTTGTTCGAGGGTGGAAGCTCACACTGGTTATTATTGCAGCCAGTCCACTGATTGGTGTTGGAGCAGCACTTATGGCACTG TTTGTTGCTAAACTGACTGGTCGTGAGCTGCAAGCTTATGCAAAAGCTGGTGCAGTGGCAGATGAGGTACTTTCAGCTATTCGGACAGTGTCTGCATTTGGTGGGGAGAAGAAAGAAGTGGAGAG GTATGACAAGAACCTTGTATCTGCCCAGCGCTGGGGAATCAGGAAAGGCTTGATAATGGGATTCTTTACAGGCTACATGTGGTTTATAATCTTCCTCTGCTATGCTTTAGCATTCTGGTATGGCTCCAGTCTTGTTGTTGACACACATGAATACTCACCTGGAACTCTGGTACAG GTGTTTTTTGGAGTACTTATCGGTGCCTTAAACCTGGGCCAGGCATCCCCTTGTTTAGAAGCTTTTGCTTCGGGTCGAggagcagcagcagttatttttgaaACCAGTGACAAA GATCCAGAAATTGACTGTATGTCAGAGGCAGGCTACAAATTAGAGAAAGTGAAGGGTGACATTGAATTTCATAATGTAAACTTCCACTACCCGTCAAGACCAGACGTCAAG attttAGACCAGCTGAGCATGGTCATCAATGCAGGTGAAACAACTGCTTTTGTTGGGCCGAGTGGAGCTGGGAAAAGCACTGCAGTGCAGCTCATCCAGAGGTTTTATGATCCCAAAGACGGCATG GTGACTCTGGATGGCCATGACATACGGAGTCTAAATATCCCATGGCTGCGTTCACTGATCGGGATTGTGGAACAGGAGCCTGTTTTGTTTGCTACCACCATAGCTGAGAACATCCGATACGGACGAGAGGATGCGTCAATGGAAGAGATCATTCAAGCAGCAAAGGAGGCCAATGCCTATAACTTCATCATGGATTTGCCACAG AAATTCGACACTATGGTTGGTGAGGGTGGGGGTCAGATGAGTGGAGGGCAGAAACAGAGAATAGCCATCGCTCGAGCTCTTGTGAGGAACCCCAGGATTCTGCTGCTGGACATGGCAACCTCTGCACTCGACAACGAGAGTGAAGCTGTGGTTCAGGAGGCCCTTGATAAG GTGCGAATGGGACGAACAACAATCTCCATAGCCCACCGTCTCTCTACAATCAAAAATGCAGATGTGATCATCGGATTTGAACATGGGAGAGCTGTAGAGAGGGGGAAGCATGACGAACTGCTTGAAAGGAAAGGGGTCTATTTCACTCTAGTGACCCTTCAAAGCCAAGGAGACAAAGCCCTGAATGAAAAGGCTAGACAAA TGGAAAGTGAGGACGCTGTTGAAGAACTCGCGCTTGAAAGCAGGAGTGTATCCAGGACTGGGAGCTACCGTGCAAGCTTTCG AGCATCTATTCGCCAACGGTCAAGATCCCAGCTATCCAGAGTGATACCCGACGCCTCAATGTCCATTGCTGGAGAAATGGGCCAAAGACCCTACAGTGATTCTGTCGGCTCCGAGAATTTCAGGGGGAAG CAAGCTGTGATTGAGGAAGAAGATGAAACTGTTGAGCCCGCCCCAGTGGCCAGAATCCTAAAATACAATGCTCCTGAATGGCCCTACATGTTGTTTGGTACTTTTGGTGCTGCTGTGAATGGGGGAGTTAACCCAATGTATTCTCTCTTGTTCAGTCAGATTCTTGGG ACATTTTCAATACCTGATAAAGAAGAACAGAGAAGAGAAATAGATGGAATctgcctgttttttgttttgattggGATTATATCATTTTTCACACAGTTGTTGCAG GGCTTTGCTTTTTCAAAGTCTGGTGAACTGCTCACAAGGAGACTTCGTAAGCTTGGCTTCCAGGCAATGCTGGGGCAGGAGATTGGCTGGTTTGATGATCACAAAAACAGCCCTGGTGCTTTAACTACAAGACTTGCCACTGATGCTTCTCAAGTCCAGGGG GCCACAGGATCCCAGATAGGAATGATTGTGAACTCTCTCACCAACATTGGAGTGGCCATTATCATCTCCTTCTACTTCAGTTGGAAACTGAGTTTAGTCATAATGTGCTTCCTGCCATTCTTAGCATTATCAGGTGGTTTACAAGCAAAAATGCTGACAGGATTTGCGAAACAGGACAAGCAGGCAATGGAATCTGCTGGGCAG ATTTCAGGGGAAGCATTGAATAACATTAGAACAATCGCTGGTCTAGGCAAAGAGAGAACGTTTGTGGAAATGTATGAGGCACAGCTTGAAGCCCCCTACAAATCAGCACTTAAAAAAGCACATGTATATGGAGTCTGCTTTGGGTTTGCTCAATGCATAGTTTTTATGACTAATTCTGCATCATACAGATATGGTGGATACTTGGTCAAAGAGGAGGGACTTCACTTCAGCTTTGTGTTCAG AGTCATCTCAGCAATTGTAACAAGTGGTACGGCTCTAGGAAAAGCTTCATCCTATACGCCAGATTATGCCAAGGCCAAAATATCAGCAGCAAGATTTTTCCAACTTCTTGACCGGGTCCCCAAAATTAATGTTTACAGTGATGGAGGAGAAAAATGG ACCAACTTCAAAGGAGATATTGAATTTATAGATAGCAAATTTACATATCCTACTCGGCCGGACATAAAGGTCCTGAATGGACTGACTGTTTCGGTGAAGCCTGGGCAGACCCTTGCCTTTGTGGGCAGTAGTGGCTGTGGGAAAAGTACAAGTGTCCAGCTGCTGGAAAGATTCTATGATCCTGATGAAGGAAAAGTG CTGATAGACGGACATGATTCCAAGAACATCAACGTGCCGTTCCTGAGGTCTAAAATTGGAATAGTCTCCCAAGAGCCTGTGCTGTTTGACTGCAGCATTGCTGAGAATATTAAATATGGGGACAACACGCGTGACCTTGGCTTGGAAGACGTCATTGCTGCAGCAAAAAAGGCCCAACTCCATGACTTTGTAATGTCCTTGCCAAAT CAATATGAAACCCATGTGGGTGCCCAAGGATCACAGCTGTCCCGTGGACAGAAACAACGGATTGCCATCGCCAGAGCCATCATTCGAGACCCCAAAATTCTGTTACTGGATGAAGCAACTTCTGCTTTAGACACAGAAAGTGAAAAG ACAGTACAGGCAGCTTTGGATAAAGCCAGAGAAGGACGCACTTGCATTGTCATCGCTCACCGGCTTTCAACTATTCAGAATTCTGATATTATCTCTGTCATGTCTAGAGGTTATGTGATTGAAAAGGGAGCACATGAAGAACTTATGGCCTTGAAAGGAGCTTACTATAAACTGGTCACAACAGGAGCACCAATAAGTTAA
- the LOC117426762 gene encoding bile salt export pump-like isoform X1, with protein MPGSVSLRSIKRIGHENNAFDSSDSSVNNRHNGNVYTVNEDKKSGGKKDNETIRIGFFQLFRFASCSEIVMMLVGSICALIHGSAQPLMLLVFGMLTDTFIEYDIELQLLQEPRLECFNYTITWNGSDHLPYQDEMNATKSCGLLDIESEMTKFALYYVGIGCGVFLLGYVQICFWVTAAARQIQQIRKTYFRKVMRMDIAWFDCNSVGELNTRMSDDINKINDAISDQVGIFIQRFTTFVCGFLMGFVRGWKLTLVIIAASPLIGVGAALMALFVAKLTGRELQAYAKAGAVADEVLSAIRTVSAFGGEKKEVERYDKNLVSAQRWGIRKGLIMGFFTGYMWFIIFLCYALAFWYGSSLVVDTHEYSPGTLVQVFFGVLIGALNLGQASPCLEAFASGRGAAAVIFETSDKDPEIDCMSEAGYKLEKVKGDIEFHNVNFHYPSRPDVKILDQLSMVINAGETTAFVGPSGAGKSTAVQLIQRFYDPKDGMVTLDGHDIRSLNIPWLRSLIGIVEQEPVLFATTIAENIRYGREDASMEEIIQAAKEANAYNFIMDLPQKFDTMVGEGGGQMSGGQKQRIAIARALVRNPRILLLDMATSALDNESEAVVQEALDKVRMGRTTISIAHRLSTIKNADVIIGFEHGRAVERGKHDELLERKGVYFTLVTLQSQGDKALNEKARQMESEDAVEELALESRSVSRTGSYRASFRASIRQRSRSQLSRVIPDASMSIAGEMGQRPYSDSVGSENFRGKQAVIEEEDETVEPAPVARILKYNAPEWPYMLFGTFGAAVNGGVNPMYSLLFSQILGTFSIPDKEEQRREIDGICLFFVLIGIISFFTQLLQGFAFSKSGELLTRRLRKLGFQAMLGQEIGWFDDHKNSPGALTTRLATDASQVQGATGSQIGMIVNSLTNIGVAIIISFYFSWKLSLVIMCFLPFLALSGGLQAKMLTGFAKQDKQAMESAGQISGEALNNIRTIAGLGKERTFVEMYEAQLEAPYKSALKKAHVYGVCFGFAQCIVFMTNSASYRYGGYLVKEEGLHFSFVFRVISAIVTSGTALGKASSYTPDYAKAKISAARFFQLLDRVPKINVYSDGGEKWTNFKGDIEFIDSKFTYPTRPDIKVLNGLTVSVKPGQTLAFVGSSGCGKSTSVQLLERFYDPDEGKVLIDGHDSKNINVPFLRSKIGIVSQEPVLFDCSIAENIKYGDNTRDLGLEDVIAAAKKAQLHDFVMSLPNQYETHVGAQGSQLSRGQKQRIAIARAIIRDPKILLLDEATSALDTESEKTVQAALDKAREGRTCIVIAHRLSTIQNSDIISVMSRGYVIEKGAHEELMALKGAYYKLVTTGAPIS; from the exons TTCCGGTTTGCATCCTGTTCCGAGATTGTAATGATGCTTGTAGGAAGCATCTGTGCGTTGATCCATGGATCTGCGCAGCCTTTAATGTTGCTGGTTTTTGGGATGCTGACTGACACATTTATCGAGTACGACATTGAGCTTCAGCTGCTGCAGGAGCCTCGATTGGAATGTTTTAATTACACTATCACGTGGAATGGGTCTGACCATTTGCCGTACCAAGATGAAATGAATGCCACCAAATCTTGTGG GTTGTTGGATATTGAAAGCGAAATGACCAAATTTGCCCTTTATTATGTTGGCATTGGATGTGGAGTATTTTTATTAGGATATGTTCAG ATCTGTTTCTGGGTAACAGCAGCAGCTCGTCAGATTCAACAAATCAGGAAGACCTATTTCAGAAAAGTAATGAGAATGGATATCGCTTGGTTTGACTGCAACTCTGTAGGAGAACTTAACACCAGGATGTCAGA TGACATTAATAAAATTAATGATGCCATCTCAGATCAAGTAGGGATCTTCATTCAGCGATTTACTACTTTTGTTTGTGGTTTCCTGATGGGGTTTGTTCGAGGGTGGAAGCTCACACTGGTTATTATTGCAGCCAGTCCACTGATTGGTGTTGGAGCAGCACTTATGGCACTG TTTGTTGCTAAACTGACTGGTCGTGAGCTGCAAGCTTATGCAAAAGCTGGTGCAGTGGCAGATGAGGTACTTTCAGCTATTCGGACAGTGTCTGCATTTGGTGGGGAGAAGAAAGAAGTGGAGAG GTATGACAAGAACCTTGTATCTGCCCAGCGCTGGGGAATCAGGAAAGGCTTGATAATGGGATTCTTTACAGGCTACATGTGGTTTATAATCTTCCTCTGCTATGCTTTAGCATTCTGGTATGGCTCCAGTCTTGTTGTTGACACACATGAATACTCACCTGGAACTCTGGTACAG GTGTTTTTTGGAGTACTTATCGGTGCCTTAAACCTGGGCCAGGCATCCCCTTGTTTAGAAGCTTTTGCTTCGGGTCGAggagcagcagcagttatttttgaaACCAGTGACAAA GATCCAGAAATTGACTGTATGTCAGAGGCAGGCTACAAATTAGAGAAAGTGAAGGGTGACATTGAATTTCATAATGTAAACTTCCACTACCCGTCAAGACCAGACGTCAAG attttAGACCAGCTGAGCATGGTCATCAATGCAGGTGAAACAACTGCTTTTGTTGGGCCGAGTGGAGCTGGGAAAAGCACTGCAGTGCAGCTCATCCAGAGGTTTTATGATCCCAAAGACGGCATG GTGACTCTGGATGGCCATGACATACGGAGTCTAAATATCCCATGGCTGCGTTCACTGATCGGGATTGTGGAACAGGAGCCTGTTTTGTTTGCTACCACCATAGCTGAGAACATCCGATACGGACGAGAGGATGCGTCAATGGAAGAGATCATTCAAGCAGCAAAGGAGGCCAATGCCTATAACTTCATCATGGATTTGCCACAG AAATTCGACACTATGGTTGGTGAGGGTGGGGGTCAGATGAGTGGAGGGCAGAAACAGAGAATAGCCATCGCTCGAGCTCTTGTGAGGAACCCCAGGATTCTGCTGCTGGACATGGCAACCTCTGCACTCGACAACGAGAGTGAAGCTGTGGTTCAGGAGGCCCTTGATAAG GTGCGAATGGGACGAACAACAATCTCCATAGCCCACCGTCTCTCTACAATCAAAAATGCAGATGTGATCATCGGATTTGAACATGGGAGAGCTGTAGAGAGGGGGAAGCATGACGAACTGCTTGAAAGGAAAGGGGTCTATTTCACTCTAGTGACCCTTCAAAGCCAAGGAGACAAAGCCCTGAATGAAAAGGCTAGACAAA TGGAAAGTGAGGACGCTGTTGAAGAACTCGCGCTTGAAAGCAGGAGTGTATCCAGGACTGGGAGCTACCGTGCAAGCTTTCG AGCATCTATTCGCCAACGGTCAAGATCCCAGCTATCCAGAGTGATACCCGACGCCTCAATGTCCATTGCTGGAGAAATGGGCCAAAGACCCTACAGTGATTCTGTCGGCTCCGAGAATTTCAGGGGGAAG CAAGCTGTGATTGAGGAAGAAGATGAAACTGTTGAGCCCGCCCCAGTGGCCAGAATCCTAAAATACAATGCTCCTGAATGGCCCTACATGTTGTTTGGTACTTTTGGTGCTGCTGTGAATGGGGGAGTTAACCCAATGTATTCTCTCTTGTTCAGTCAGATTCTTGGG ACATTTTCAATACCTGATAAAGAAGAACAGAGAAGAGAAATAGATGGAATctgcctgttttttgttttgattggGATTATATCATTTTTCACACAGTTGTTGCAG GGCTTTGCTTTTTCAAAGTCTGGTGAACTGCTCACAAGGAGACTTCGTAAGCTTGGCTTCCAGGCAATGCTGGGGCAGGAGATTGGCTGGTTTGATGATCACAAAAACAGCCCTGGTGCTTTAACTACAAGACTTGCCACTGATGCTTCTCAAGTCCAGGGG GCCACAGGATCCCAGATAGGAATGATTGTGAACTCTCTCACCAACATTGGAGTGGCCATTATCATCTCCTTCTACTTCAGTTGGAAACTGAGTTTAGTCATAATGTGCTTCCTGCCATTCTTAGCATTATCAGGTGGTTTACAAGCAAAAATGCTGACAGGATTTGCGAAACAGGACAAGCAGGCAATGGAATCTGCTGGGCAG ATTTCAGGGGAAGCATTGAATAACATTAGAACAATCGCTGGTCTAGGCAAAGAGAGAACGTTTGTGGAAATGTATGAGGCACAGCTTGAAGCCCCCTACAAATCAGCACTTAAAAAAGCACATGTATATGGAGTCTGCTTTGGGTTTGCTCAATGCATAGTTTTTATGACTAATTCTGCATCATACAGATATGGTGGATACTTGGTCAAAGAGGAGGGACTTCACTTCAGCTTTGTGTTCAG AGTCATCTCAGCAATTGTAACAAGTGGTACGGCTCTAGGAAAAGCTTCATCCTATACGCCAGATTATGCCAAGGCCAAAATATCAGCAGCAAGATTTTTCCAACTTCTTGACCGGGTCCCCAAAATTAATGTTTACAGTGATGGAGGAGAAAAATGG ACCAACTTCAAAGGAGATATTGAATTTATAGATAGCAAATTTACATATCCTACTCGGCCGGACATAAAGGTCCTGAATGGACTGACTGTTTCGGTGAAGCCTGGGCAGACCCTTGCCTTTGTGGGCAGTAGTGGCTGTGGGAAAAGTACAAGTGTCCAGCTGCTGGAAAGATTCTATGATCCTGATGAAGGAAAAGTG CTGATAGACGGACATGATTCCAAGAACATCAACGTGCCGTTCCTGAGGTCTAAAATTGGAATAGTCTCCCAAGAGCCTGTGCTGTTTGACTGCAGCATTGCTGAGAATATTAAATATGGGGACAACACGCGTGACCTTGGCTTGGAAGACGTCATTGCTGCAGCAAAAAAGGCCCAACTCCATGACTTTGTAATGTCCTTGCCAAAT CAATATGAAACCCATGTGGGTGCCCAAGGATCACAGCTGTCCCGTGGACAGAAACAACGGATTGCCATCGCCAGAGCCATCATTCGAGACCCCAAAATTCTGTTACTGGATGAAGCAACTTCTGCTTTAGACACAGAAAGTGAAAAG ACAGTACAGGCAGCTTTGGATAAAGCCAGAGAAGGACGCACTTGCATTGTCATCGCTCACCGGCTTTCAACTATTCAGAATTCTGATATTATCTCTGTCATGTCTAGAGGTTATGTGATTGAAAAGGGAGCACATGAAGAACTTATGGCCTTGAAAGGAGCTTACTATAAACTGGTCACAACAGGAGCACCAATAAGTTAA
- the LOC117426761 gene encoding glucose-6-phosphatase 2-like, which yields MIDLIHSNGVLVIHHLQKNYRDYHDFLNFMSSVGDPRNILSVYFPLWFQLSQIVGTKMIWVAVIGDWFNLIFKWILFGHRPYWWVQEALLYQNNSLPQLEQFPITCETGPGSPSGHAMGSSCVWYVMVTSALSFTRAHRDNSQNKLHRLTWSVLWTAFWVIQVSVCVSRVFIATHFPHQVVLGVFAGMLVAEAFEHIPAIQTASLKVYITTNLFLFFFALGFYLVLKMIDIDLLWSVPKAKKWCANPEWIHFDTTPFAGLVRNLGALFGLGLAINSQMFLQSCRGKNGYKISFKLMCIATTLTTLQLYDFIKIPTHTELLFYVLSFCKSAVVPLTVVALIPYCIHLLMGCSDKKLD from the exons ATGATCGATTTAATTCACAGTAATGGAGTGCTTGTCATCCACCATTTACAGAAAAACTACAGGGATTACCATGACTTCCTGAACTTCATGTCCTCTGTTGGAGATCCACGGAACATCCTTTCAGTTTATTTTCCTCTCTGGTTCCAGCTCAGCCAAATTGTTGGTACAAAAATGATATGGGTGGCAGTGATTGGGGACTGGTTCAACCTCATTTTTAAATG gattttatttgGTCATCGCCCTTACTGGTGGGTGCAAGAAGCTCTGTTGTATCAGAACAATTCACTTCCACAGCTTGAACAGTTCCCTATTACCTGTGAAACAGGCCCAG GTAGTCCCTCTGGCCACGCTATGGGGTCTTCATGTGTCTGGTATGTGATGGTTACCTCGGCACTCAGCTTCACAAGAGCACACAGGGATAACTCTCAAAACAAACTACACCG GCTCACCTGGTCAGTTCTCTGGACGGCTTTTTGGGTCATTCAGGTCAGCGTGTGCGTCTCCAGAGTGTTCATTGCCACACACTTCCCTCATCAGGTGGTCCTCGGGGTATTTGCAG gcatgctGGTTGCAGAAGCATTTGAACATATCCCTGCAATTCAGACTGCAAGTTTAAAAGTATATATTACAAcaaatctatttttgtttttctttgcacttGGCTTCTACCTTGTCCTTAAAATGATTGATATTGACCTTCTGTGGTCAGTTCCAAAAGCGAAAAAGTGGTGTGCTAATCCAGAGTGGATCCACTTTGATACTACCCCTTTCGCAGGACTGGTCAGAAATTTAGGAGCCCTCTTTGGACTAGGCCTAGCCATCAACTCCCAGATGTTCCTTCAAAGCTGTAGAGGCAAGAATGGGTATAAGATCAGTTTTAAACTGATGTGCATAGCCACTACACTAACCACTTTACAGTTGTATGATTTCATAAAGATCCCCACACATACAGAGCTTCTTTTTTATGTTCTGTCTTTTTGTAAAAGTGCAGTGGTTCCACTCACTGTAGTTGCACTTATTCCATATTGCATCCATCTGTTAATGGGGTGCAGTGATAAGAAACTAGACTAG